Proteins encoded together in one Hevea brasiliensis isolate MT/VB/25A 57/8 chromosome 16, ASM3005281v1, whole genome shotgun sequence window:
- the LOC110657739 gene encoding protein WHAT'S THIS FACTOR 9, mitochondrial produces MVFLFLLRRLGSSSSFLDGFRRGFNYQQKFSLVNVKLKWVKDKALDAVVVGQGDLRATCILVSIILSAPKCFLPIYQLTPHRGQLGLPHNLKLSTFIKRYPTIFCESHILDSGGTRVPCFGLTPEALNIHQQELHILEQNQMDLIGRLCKLLMLTRDRTLPLQTIDQLKWDMGLPYDYYDALIPHHLDLFSSIRLPDDRVGLKLRIWDDRLAVSQLQKNVAFQQKEDVKNGCLAFPIGFTRGFGLKRKCMEWLEKWQRLPYTSPYSDASHLDPRTDVSEKRIVGVFHELLHLTIEKRTERKNVSNLRKPLSLPQKFTKVFERHPGIFYISKKCDTQTIVLREAYDGQQLWQKHPLVDIREKYAGLMRSGFLDRSRGLYKNNTSASLEGSSTIVHFEEELDCNLYSEHHINDRISDPF; encoded by the coding sequence ATGGTTTTCCTGTTTTTGTTAAGAAGATTAGGAAGCTCCAGCAGTTTTCTCGATGGATTTCGGAGAGGCTTCAATTACCAACAGAAGTTCAGTCTGGTGAATGTCAAGTTGAAATGGGTGAAAGATAAGGCCTTGGATGCTGTTGTGGTTGGTCAGGGGGATCTCAGAGCTACATGTATTCTTGTTTCAATCATCTTGTCAGCTCCCAAATGCTTCCTTCCTATCTACCAGCTCACCCCACACCGTGGACAGCTTGGTCTACCTCACAATCTTAAGCTGTCGACATTTATCAAGAGATATCCTACCATTTTCTGCGAGTCTCACATTCTTGATAGTGGAGGCACTCGTGTTCCTTGCTTCGGATTGACACCTGAAGCCTTGAATATTCACCAACAAGAACTCCATATACTTGAGCAGAACCAAATGGATCTCATTGGAAGGCTTTGCAAACTGCTTATGCTTACAAGGGATAGGACTCTTCCATTGCAAACTATTGACCAGCTAAAATGGGATATGGGATTGCCTTATGATTACTATGATGCATTGATTCCACATCACCTTGATTTATTTTCTTCTATTCGCCTTCCTGATGATCGTGTTGGCTTGAAACTTCGAATTTGGGATGATCGCCTTGCTGTCTCCCAGTTGCAGAAGAATGTTGCGTTCCAACAAAAAGAAGATGTGAAAAATGGCTGCTTAGCCTTTCCAATTGGATTCACGAGAGGCTTTGGGTTGAAGAGGAAGTGCATGGAGTGGTTAGAAAAGTGGCAAAGGCTCCCTTATACTTCACCTTACTCTGATGCGTCTCATTTAGATCCACGGACAGATGTGTCTGAGAAGAGGATCGTTGGAGTCTTTCATGAGCTTCTCCACCTCACCATAGAGAAGAGAACTGAACGCAAGAACGTCAGCAATCTCCGTAAACCATTGTCCCTGCCTCAGAAGTTCACTAAAGTGTTTGAGCGCCATCCTGGAATTTTCTACATCTCTAAGAAGTGTGACACTCAAACCATTGTTCTCAGAGAAGCATATGATGGCCAACAACTCTGGCAGAAGCATCCTCTAGTTGATATCAGAGAAAAATATGCAGGCTTGATGAGAAGTGGGTTTTTGGATAGAAGTAGGGGCTTGTACAAGAACAACACATCAGCTAGTTTAGAGGGCTCATCAACCATTGTTCATTTTGAAGAAGAGTTGGATTGTAATTTGTATTCTGAacatcatataaatgatagaatCAGTGATCCTTTCTGA